The candidate division KSB1 bacterium nucleotide sequence TCGAAATTAGAAATGAAGATGAGTAAACCTGAAAGGTTTAGAATTAAACATTTTTTTGTAAAATGTCAACCTTTTTGCTCTTCCAGGGGTTCGCCTGATTTGTACTTTTTCAGGAATGATTCGAATTGCTTGGCGAGTTGTTTTAGATTTGGCAATTTTCGGTTTTTGGCAGCCTCTTCCATTTCAGATCCTAATTCGGAAATTTCCGGAAACCCGTAACTGGCTCCGCTGCCTTTCATACTATGCCCGATAAAGCCGATTTCGGTGAAATCTTTATTTTTTAGAGCCTTCTGCAAGTTCGTAGAGCGCTCTTCAAGATTCCGAACATAGTATCCCTTGAGGTTTTCCATCTCCTTGAGGATCTCTTTTTCTATATCATCATCATAATCGTCTTTACTTTTTGCTAATCCCGATTTCTGCGTGTACGATTGAACACATTCGATAAAGTGCTTTTTATTGATTGGCTTGGTGATATAATCGGAACACCCGGCTTCGCGGCACTTATCTGCGTCGCCAATCATGGCGTAAGCTGTCAAGGCAATAATAGGCAGCTCCTTGAACTTGGGATTTCGACGAATTCTTTTGGTGGTCTCAAAACCATCCATTTGAGGCATCTGCATGTCCATCAAGATCAGATCGAAGTTCTCTTTCTCGAGCGCGGTTAAAACCTCGAGACCGTTCTCGACAATTGTGAGTTTATAATCAAATCGCGACAGAATGTTCTTAAACAATTCTGAATTAACGGCGTTGTCTTCGGCGATTAGAATGCGCGCTGTGGTCTTGTTTCCATTTGCAGAGATTTTTTGATCGCTCTTTGGCCCGGAAGTTGACTCGCCATTTACCGGGCCGTGTCCATTTTCCAAAGAAGGTTTTGCACCATTTTTTTTGTAATGTTTCTGGCCGGCACTGTTGGTTGAGCTAGGTTTGACCTGCTTTTGTTTTATCGCTGCTTTTTTATTCGGATCAAATTTGAATGGAATACAAATTGTAAAAGTCGAACCCTTGCCATACTTGCTTTCAACGTGAATCGTTCCATTCATCAATTCAACCAATTTCTTTGTAATCGCAAGTCCAAGTCCGGAGCCTTCATATTTTCTTGAAGTCGAACCATCTACCTGGGTGAAATTTTGAAAGATAGATTCCTGGTATTTTTGGGGAATGCCAATGCCCGTATCTTTAATCGACACTTGCAGTGGAAAAATATTCTTGCCCGTTCTTTTCCATTTTTCCCTGCCCACCGTGACTGTGATAGCACCATCCTGAGTAAACTTCGCAGCGTTAGATAGCAGATTCAGAACAATCTGTCCAAAGCGTGTCGGATCGCCAATTAAGTACGCGGGTGTGTTTTTTGAAATTTCTAAATTAAGCTCTACCGCTTTTTCAGCAAGGTGGGGTTCGACGACTTGAATCTTTTGATTTAATATGTCAATCAGTAAAAATGATTTCAATTCCAGCTCTAAACCCTGCGATTCAATTTTTGATAAATCCAGAATCTCGTTGATCAAATCGAGCAAATAATTAGCAGATTTTTGGATGACCCCGGTGAATTCCGTTTGTTTGTCAGTAAGTTGTTCTTCAAATAAAAGATCCGCGTAACCGATAATTCCGTTTAGAGGCGTGCGGATTTCATGACTCATGTTAGCGAGAAAGTCACTCTTGGCAAGATTGGCCGCTTCCGAAGCCTCCTTTGCTTTCTGAAATTCAATCTCTGTCTGCTTCCTTTTGGTAATATCATGGGAAACCATAATGAAGCGATCCGCATAACCTTTTGCATCACAAATGACATTACTGGTTGATTCCAAAACGCGCCAGGAACCGTTATTGTGGCGCATGCGGTGCTCAAGAAGAAACCCTTTTTTTGATTTAAGAGATTGTTTGAATTTCTCGCTTGCTTTCGGACGGTCATTGGGCTCAACCAGGTTAAACCATAGCTTGTTTTGCAACTGTTCCGGTTTGTAGCCTAAACGAGTCTCAAAAGAGGGACTCGTATAAAGGTACTGCCCTTTGTAATTAAGAACAGCGATTAGATCGTCCGCATTTTCAGCAATGAGCCGAAAAAGCTCTTCACTCTGGCGCAGGGCCTTTTCATTTTCGATGAGATGCTGGTTACTGGCCACAAGCTGTTGGAAGGCAGCGCCCAGTTGTTGTTTGCTTGCGTGGAGTTCAAGATTAACAGCTTTTAATTGTTGCTCAGTTTCCTTGCGTTCGGTGATGTCGCGGATAACGCCTTCGTAATAAGCCACCTTGCCATTTTTGTCGTAAATTTTTTGCACATGAACTTCAACCCAAAGGTTCTGGCCGTTTTTTTTCTTCAGCCGAACGACAAATGTTTCAGCGTCCTTGCCTTTTTTAAAAGCCGTCTTGACGACGCTGCGATTTCCGGACGAAAAGTAAAT carries:
- a CDS encoding PAS domain S-box protein yields the protein MPNRALLIVDDEPTGLKSLRKAFSSQYTVFTARNGHEAMDVLKKEDIQIIMSEQSMPEMTGLQFFSKAQKISPDSVKILFIELADLNLVIEAIHSGLVWRYLNKPLNLKELRPALSQAVERYELVEKNKKLTQELIEAKSDLAKKVEDPTRALQGSGERYRQLVEQSPDGIYRSTPEGKLRMVNKTFVKLLGYDSKQEVMKLDIARDIYFSSGNRSVVKTAFKKGKDAETFVVRLKKKNGQNLWVEVHVQKIYDKNGKVAYYEGVIRDITERKETEQQLKAVNLELHASKQQLGAAFQQLVASNQHLIENEKALRQSEELFRLIAENADDLIAVLNYKGQYLYTSPSFETRLGYKPEQLQNKLWFNLVEPNDRPKASEKFKQSLKSKKGFLLEHRMRHNNGSWRVLESTSNVICDAKGYADRFIMVSHDITKRKQTEIEFQKAKEASEAANLAKSDFLANMSHEIRTPLNGIIGYADLLFEEQLTDKQTEFTGVIQKSANYLLDLINEILDLSKIESQGLELELKSFLLIDILNQKIQVVEPHLAEKAVELNLEISKNTPAYLIGDPTRFGQIVLNLLSNAAKFTQDGAITVTVGREKWKRTGKNIFPLQVSIKDTGIGIPQKYQESIFQNFTQVDGSTSRKYEGSGLGLAITKKLVELMNGTIHVESKYGKGSTFTICIPFKFDPNKKAAIKQKQVKPSSTNSAGQKHYKKNGAKPSLENGHGPVNGESTSGPKSDQKISANGNKTTARILIAEDNAVNSELFKNILSRFDYKLTIVENGLEVLTALEKENFDLILMDMQMPQMDGFETTKRIRRNPKFKELPIIALTAYAMIGDADKCREAGCSDYITKPINKKHFIECVQSYTQKSGLAKSKDDYDDDIEKEILKEMENLKGYYVRNLEERSTNLQKALKNKDFTEIGFIGHSMKGSGASYGFPEISELGSEMEEAAKNRKLPNLKQLAKQFESFLKKYKSGEPLEEQKG